CCCCTGGAGTAGCATGTCGATGTTGGTAAAATCCGCATGGTCGGTGAGCGCGATGGCCTGGTATCCCATCACTTTCGCCCGCCGGACCAGCTCGCTGGGGAGGAGCTCCCCGTCGCTAAAGAGCGTGTGAGTGTGAAGGTCGATCATCATAGAGACTAGAATAAGCTATTATTTATGCTTTATTAAAACTGTGCTGTATTGAATATGCCGCTTCAAGCCACGAAGGGGACGGAGGCACTATTCTCACCACAAAGGCACCATGGGCACAATGCTTCACAAAGATTTTTTTACATTGACACAAAGGACACAATGACCCGCTTTTTGGGTGCTAGGGCGCCAAGGATACGATGGCACCAGGCAAAAAGCCCTTCCATGTTCATCCCCAGTGCCATTGTAACCTTTGTGCCCTAACCCCGATGAACCGGGCTTTGTAACTTTGTAACTTAATTATAAAAAAGACTTTGTGTATCATTGTGCCCATGGTGCCTTTGTGGTGAGAATAGTGCCCTTTGTACCTTTGATTCTTAAAATACCGGGATCATTCATCAAAGCATAAAACGGGGCTTATTGCTTGCCGCCCCTGAGCCTGATGATCTCCACGCCAATCTTATCCAGCAAGGCGGACTTCGGCCCGATGTTATCTATGGTCAACCTCCCGGTCTTCTCAAGTGGCCTGCCCGGGTGGGCCTTGTTCGCCTCGATCTCGGGGTGGAGGCCCAGGTTCTCGGCCGCGCGCTTTATCTCGGTCGCCTTCGGGGCCTTTACGGAGTGCTCCTTCTTCGTCATCCTGCCCTCTTTCCGGGTGTGGTTCAGGTCCAGGTAGACCGGCCAGACAAAGATCCGTTTCTTGCTTTGCATCTGCTCTCGCTGCATTACTGATAGTTATCCTGTCATCAACTATTTATCTTTCCAGAGCCTAAATAAAATTTTATAATGATTTTTCATTGTGAATGAGCAATAAATTTATATCACCATACTCGAGAGTACTAATTGCCAATAATATGTAAAGCCTGTTGAACGCGTTAAGTTGTTGAACAGTTGAGTTGTTGAACACGGCACAGCGGTTGAATAGGTGTAGCATATGCAAATGGGCCGCGGCGAGCCTTTAATCGCCGCCAGTGAAAACGGAGGCCTATCGCAAAAGGATCGTGAGGTTCTGGTACGATAAACTCGAAAACACTGTATTCCTTCTTTTTCTTTGTATTTTCCGTTGACGGTTCGTTAGATAACGGTTTTATATTCCGGCCTTTAGAGAGTACTTATTATGCGCTTGACCGCGGCCGCCCTGGTATTAATCGTCATGATGATAGTAGTCGCTATGGCCGGCTGCGACGATCCCTATTACCCGCGTGCTCCCGATTATAACTATACGGTCACCGTCACTGGCCTGGAGAACTTTACGACGGAGAACGGGACGGCCACGATATGGCTGCCCATACCGGCCGTCGACGGTAAGCCGATCCTGGCGGAGGGCTGGATGCTGAACGATCGCCTCAACTTTTTCGAGGTACGCCATGGTACGCGGTCGATCGGGCCGGCCGATACGGCTTACGGGCCGATGCTCGAGGTCGAGGTCAACATGACCGACTACTATTACAGCTATGCCAGCGTTACGCCCATCGCTGTCAGCCCCGGGCAGAACATGTCGGAGGCGCCCACCGTCGTCCCGGACCGCATCAATAAAAGCATGTCATTCGACGACTTTAGCGTCATAGCCACAGGCCTTGTAGGCCAGCTCGACCTGCCGACCTCTACCGATGCAAGGCTAAAGGTCATAGGATTTTTAGATCAGCCGCTGCTGCCCGCGATGAACGGGGCAGGGGGCAATTACACCTCGTACGTCTTCCTTGATAAAAGCCTCAAGCCGTCGAGTAACGATAGCAGGATCAATATCACGGGGACCCTGACGGTGAGCCTCAACCACAATAAGGTGAACGCGACGGAAGAGGGCGCACGGAAATTTGAGATACATACGTTCAACTTCGACGAGACGATACCGGGCAACGTTACGGGGCTCATACCCGTACAGGTCAGGCACGATTACCATTCGAGCATATATTATTAATTTAATAGAAAATTCGTGCTGTGTTGAGTATCTCATTTTAAACGCATGGAGAGTACAAAAGCACTATTTTCACCACGGAGGCCAGTTGTTCCGTGTTTGTTTAGTGGTCCTTTGCCACTTTTTCCACTTTCGTACTGCCCGTCGGTTTTTCAACACGAAAACACGAAAGACTTTTTAGTCCCACGTGAGGGCACGAAAATCACTAAGGTCCATGCCTGGCGCTTAAAACACGAAACAACCTAACGAATGGCACTAAAACACTAAAGGATTGAACCACGAGGACGGCATGAAATTTATGCTTTCTCTAGTGTTTCAAATAATTAGTTGATGTTCGTGCCCTTCGGGAGATTGTTTAGTGTTTTGACGTGAAAGCATCCATCTTAGTGCGGTTCGTGCCCCTTACGTGGGACTAAAAAGTCATTCGTGTTTTAGTGTTGAAAAACCGGACAAATCAGCGAACTCCGTGCCCTTATTAAGCTTAAAATAACGCCGCAATTCAACACAGCGGAAATTAGTAAAAAAGTGCGGGTTACTTGCCCATCAACTCGTCGGCCTTTTCCGAGGCGACCCTGAGGGCCTCGTCGACGGTCTTCTGGTCGACGGCCTCGCCCCTGTCGCTGACAAGCCGGATGTCGATAGTCACTGCGCCCTCATCAATGCCGACAGCGATATCCAGATCCTCGACGCGCTTGGACGGGACCACGGAGTAAATATACTCGAGGGCGGCGTCGTAGACCGCCTCGATTATGGCTTCATCCTTCATTTAATCTTAGGAGGCCTCTTTACCGCTGGGGCCTTTACCCAGGGCGGCCTTGAGCTGGTCCTGGAGCTGCGTGAAGCGGGACTGGATGCGCTCTTCCTGGCGGGCCAGCGACTTCAGCCTCACGTCGAGGGAGTCCTTCTTCTCCTCGAGGTCCTTGAGGACCTCTTCCTTGTTGGCCTTGACGAGCAGCTCGCCGGCGGCCTTATAGACGACGGCGTTGTCATCGGTCTTCTTGAGCTCCTCGAGCGCCCTCTCGGTCTCCCGGAGGACCATCTCGACCTGGCTCTTCTGCTGCATGAGCGCCTGCGCCTGCTGCTGTATCTGTTGCAGCTGGGCAAGCTGGTTCTGGATCTGCGGTGGCAGTTCGTTCATGATATCACCAATCTAAGCGGCCTTGCGGGCATCGAACATCTCTTCCGCTATTTTAATCAATCGCAGCCACGTGTTGAGCGCCGCGCGAAGAGAAATGATGTCCTCGGCCTCGATAAATAATTTTAGAAGCCCCCCCTCTACGCCCAGAGTGATCCTGGAGCGCTCGGACGGGGAGGCCTGGAGTTCGGGCGTTAGCACTTCGAGGGCCTTCCCGGCCATGGGTCCGAACTCGAACTCGACGAATACGGTGTGCATTCTATACGGCTTTGACACGCTTGATGGCGGTAGGCCTTTCCTTGACCAGCACGCGGTGCCCGCAGTAGGGGCACCTGACTCCGCCGTATTCCTTATCAAGCTCCACCACGTGCTTGCAGTGGGCGCACTTGTATACCATTGACGGCTCACCTGCCTATTCCTGGGCTTCGGTGGCCTTCTTGACGTTCCGGGCCATCGTCTTGCCGACGTTGGTCTGGGGCAGGTAAGTGCCGCCGGTGTACGTGTACTTGCACTTCGTGCAGGTCCAGATGCCGGTGCCCTCTCTCCACACGGACATGCGTCCGCACTTAGGGCACTTGAAGGCCTGCCTCATGTTCTCTTCGATGTCGGCGACGAGCACGCGGGTCTTGCGGCCGTAGCGCGGGCCGAACCGGCCGGCGCTCCTCGTCTTCCTGCCTTTCGCGCTTCCTTCTACCATTTACTGTATTCCCTCCAGTTTTTCCCTGAGCACGCTCGCCTTCTCTTTGGCGATGTGCACAACATATTTTACTTCGTCGGGAGTCAGCGTGCCTACGCCGCTCTTCTGCATCCCGGCCAGCGCGCCCTCTTTGTTCGTGATGACGGTCAGCTTGCACGACGCGACGTTCTCCTCGTCCAGGCTCGGGTCGAGCATGATGGAGTCGCCGATCTTGACGGCCGTGATGCCTGCCGGAATGTCGTTCAGGGGCAGCTTTGCGTCCTCTCCGAAGCCGAATTTGGCGTTCGGGATGACGGTGTTCATAAGCGCCGCGGTCGCTCCCAGCGAGGCGGCGTCCATGAGGTTGCCGTCGTGGTCGAGGACGTGGACGTCGATGAAGACCATCCAGACTTTCTGACCACTTTCAATACACAACTTAGATAAATCAATTGCGCCCGATTCGCGGACGCCGCGGTCCACGACCCTGGCCAGCTCGATCGCGTCCTCCCTCGGGGGGCCGGTCTCGAACGTGGGCGATGCGAGTGGAACTAATTCCAGGTTCGTGATGATGACGCCCGTGTCCGGCGTGTCCGGGAACGGCTCGCCTGGCTGGACCTTGACGCCGACGATGACTCTCGAGTCGCCGATCATGACCTGCGCCGAGCCTTCGGCCTTGTTGATGACGCCGACCTCGATGTTGATGGGCCGGAACTCGTCGAACTTACGCCCGTCGGCGCGGTCTCCCTGGCCGGCGAGGCTGTAAATGTAATCTTTCTTTATTTCTGCGATGACGTCCTCACTCATTGGCAACGCCTCCGTTCGCCCTGGCCTCTTCCTCCGCCTGCGGCGCGACCATGGTGCCATACTTCTCCACCAGGGCCTGCTTCTGCAGCTCGTGGAGCTTCTTGCAGCCCTCGACGGCCATGTCCACGGCCTTACTAAACTCTTCCTCGGTCAGGTGGCCGTCCATCTGGCAGAGCGTGATCTCGCCGAACTGGTTCATGGCGATGGGCAGGTCAGCCTGACCGTAGTTGTCCTCGTCCTTGTTCAGGTCGAGCACGACTTCGCCGTCGACCTTGCCGACCGCACACGCCGATACCAGGCACCGCATCGGGATGCCCGCGTCGGCCAGCGCCACGGATGCGGCGTTGATGCCCGCGACCCGGGTGCCCGCGTCGGCCTGGAGTATCTCGACGAAGATGTCGACCGCGGACCTGGGATAAAGCTCCTCCAGGACCACGGACTCAAGGGCCTCGCGGCTCACCTTCGATATCTCGATACTCCGCCTGTCGGGACCGGGCCTCTTGCGCTCCTCAACGGAGAACGCCGCCATGTTATATCGGTAGCGGACGATCGCCCTCGAGGCGTTCTGTAAGTGCCTCGGGTGAACCTCCCGGGGCCCGTATACGGCGGCCATCACCTTGTTGCCGCCGAATTCCAGATAGCATGAACCGTCGGCCCTTTTCAGGACCCCGGCCTTGAATTTGATGGGGCGCATTTCGTTTGGTCCTCTTCCGTCCAGCCGCTTCCCATCGATCATTAATTTTTCTGGCTTGGTCATGTCGTATTCCTCAACTGTTCCAGCTCTTTGCTGATGTACTCTTTAATGTTATCCGTAAGCCCTGACGTGTGCGCCTCGCGCTCGATCTTGAATATCGTGCGGATGGCCAGGTCGACGCGCTTATCGTCGCCCTTCAGCCATATCCGGCCGTTCTGTCCGACGAAGATGCTCACGTTCAGGTCCTTCTTAAGCATGCTTATCATAGAGCCGTTACGCCCGATGACGCGGGGGATCTTGACGTGCGAAATATCGATGACTCGCCCCTGCTTCAGTACGCGTAAGTGCTCGTCTCGCATCGTGAGCTCGACCTTCATGGTCGGATCGACGTCCGCCACGCGGGCTATGATCAGTTCGCCGACGTGCAGGTAATTGCTCATGTTCGCCGGGTCCACGCGCTCGGGGAACTCCGAGATGTGGAGCATTCCCTCGTAAGGCGCGTTGATGTCGGCGAACCAGTTCGAAAAGGTCATGTCCACGATCTTTCCGATGACGAGGTCGCCCCGGGCGGGTATGTACCGTCCGGACAGCGGGATGACCTTGATGTTCGTCCGCCTGTCCACGAGCCCGTAGTTTGCAGAATACACTTTTCCGTCCTGCACGTAGGTCCCGATCCCGGCAAGCTTCGGATCCTCCCCGAGCATGTCGCCCGGGACAACGATTTCCCTTTCCATATCAATACCTATCGTAATAGTTTGGTCTCCGCCTCGCCCTTGGATAGCTTATTCACGAGGTCGTAGAACTCGGGCTGCATGCCGGCGGGTATCTGCACGACGCCTATCCAGGAGCCGTCGTTCTGCCACTCATCCTTCAACATCCTGCCGAACGCCGATATCTCGCCAAAGGCGCGTGCCGCGTAGTTCGCGGGCACCTTCACGGCGACCCTGACCTCCTCGAACCGGATGGGTATGATGGGTCGGATCGCCTTCATTACCAGATTAACGTTCTCCTCTACGGATTTCGTCAGGTCGATGTGGACGCCCGCCTCCTCCATGGCCCTCTCGATGCGGGCGGGCGGATGGGGCGCCATGGTCTGCGGGTTGATGGCGTTCCTGGATATGAAACTGACTACCTGGCGCCTCTTCTCCTCGAGCATGCGGTGCCGCTGTTCGGCCGTCAGGTTGATCTCGCCCTCTTCGATTATTTTCCGGGCGATGTCCTGCACGTTGGTCGTGCCAAAGGCCTTAATAAGGTCCTCTTCCGGGACGCGGTCGCCCCGGGACGCGTTCTCGAAGACGTCCTCGACCGCGAGCACGTCCTCTATCTTAACTGGAGCGCCTTTTTTAAGATCGTATGCCCTGTCGGGGTCGACTAAAATCTCAAAATGCTCGCCGTGCGTCTTGAGCTTCGCGACAACGGCCTTGTCGAGCGTCACCATGGCGATGCGCCTCTACTCTTCGCTGCTCCTCTTGGCGGGCTCGACCCCGGGCTTCGCCACTCCGGCCTTCTCGACGTAATCCTTGACCTCGGCCTCGCTCAGCTTCCTGAATTTCCGGGTGGCCGCGTCGATGACTCCGATCTCGATGGTCGGGACTTCGCCCTTTGATTCCATGGACTTGTAGAGCGCCTCGATGCCCAGGAGTATCACTTCGTCCAGGCTCATGCCCACGTTAAAGCGGTTCTCCAGCATTTCCATGACCGTGTTCCGGTTAGCGCCGATGGACACGGCCTTGTACTCGTAGAGGGCGCCCGACGGGTCGGTCTCAAAGAGCCGCTGTCCGGTCTCGTCGATGCCCGCGATGAGTAAGGCGCTTCCGTATGGCCTTACGCCGCCGTACTGGGTGAACGTCTGGATGTGATCGGAAATTTTTTTCGCCAGTATCTCGATGCTGATGGGCTCGCCGTACGTGATATGGTTGACCTGCGCCTCCACGCGTGCCTTGTCGACGAGAGCCCTCCCGTCGGCAACCAGGCCCGAAGCCACGGCCCCTATATGGTCGTCGATCTTGAAGATCTTCTCTATGGACTCGGCCTCGAGCAGCTTGGTCGAGATCCGCTTGTCGACGATCATGGCAATTCCGTCCTTCGACTTCAGGCCCATGACGGTGGCGCCGCGGCGCACGGCTTCCTGGGCATAGTGTACCTGGAAAAGCCTTCCATCCGGGCTGAATACGGTGATGGCCCGGTCGTAACCCATCATCTGGGGTGTCATCTGCTGCATCTTTCTCTCACTCCTTTAATGACCTTAAATCAAAAGAGGTCAGGCTTATATAGTGGACGTTAGCCCGCTTTAGTACCTCTTTATCGTCCGGAACCATTTCAAATTCATCTCCTCTCTCCCTCACGACCGTTCCGGACATGTGCTCGTTGCTAATCGGCTTAGAAAGGATATTAGTGGCACATATATTTTTCAAGGGGATATATTTTTCTATTGCCGCATGGATAGTGCCGGCCACCCCGAGCACACGAATCGTCGCCCTGTTGCCCTTTATGGCGCATACGGTGGCCATGGCCGCCCGGGCGGTCTCCACTGCGTTGAGATTTACGCGCATGATGCCCCTCGAGCCGTTGAAGTCTATGAGCCGGTAGCCGATCTGGCTGCTTCCCGTATCGCCCACCAGCGTCTGGGTGGCGAAGAAGATCTCGTCCAGTAAGGCCTTTCTGTCGACGGGCTCGCTCTCGCAGGCGACCTCGAACGCGATATACCGTTTTTTCTCACGCAGGGACGAGGGCAGGATTTTCATAATACTCTCAATAGCAAATCCAGATACATAATACTAATGGAAATTCACTCGTACTACTCCCATTATACATCCGCCAGGTTTACCTGACATATCAACATTGTATTACTACTTTAATAACAACAAATTATTTAGTATTGTAATACTAACAAATGCATCGCAGACGTATCGCCTTTAACATATATGTTACAGACGTATCAACATAAATGTTACAGACGTATCGCCTGCCGGCCGCGTAGGTATAATGACGGGTCGGGGAAGGCCGGGTATCCGGCATTAAGAAGATGTGGTGATAATAATGGTTGACGATATAACAACAACGGCAGTCACGGTTAATACCATTCAGAAATGGCTAAATAATCCTGCTTCAAAAGGATTGCTGAGCTTCCTCTGCGAAGATGATAAATGCGGTGACAGGCTGTCTATCGCCATTGATAGCTATCTGGGGGAAGAGGTGAACGCCTGCTGGAAGTGCAAGGCTGCAGGCAAAATCGTGAGGGAAATTCTGAATAAAGGGGGACATATCTGTAACATCCAGGATGAGGACATTAAGAAAACGTTTAAACAGCCGTATTTTAAAACAGGGCTGATGAACATCATCCGGGGCATCAATGAGTATGGCGTTGCAGTACCGCAAAGAATACATGCGCCGATCGTGGTCGTATGGGACTGCACGCACGCGTGTAACCTGGGCTGTAAGCACTGCTATCAGAACGCGCAAAAGAAGCTTCCGGACGAGCTATCCACCGAGGAGGCGAAGCGCATGATCGACGATATCGCGGAGGCCGGCTCCTGCGCTATAGCCTTTTCGGGCGGCGAGCCGCTGATGCGAAAGGACTTTTTCGAGCTGGCCGAATACTCCGTTAAGAAGGGCCTGTATACGGCGCTCGCGACCAATGGCACCCTGATCACGAAGGAAATGGCGCACCGCATCAAGGAAGTCGGGGTCGGGTACGTGGAAGTGTCGATCGACGGGAAGGATTCGGAGACCCATGACGGGTTCAGGGGCGCCCCTGGCACGTTCGATAAGGTAATACAGGGGATAAAGAACTGCGTCGACGAGGGCCTCTATATGACCGTGGCCACGACCGTCTCAAAGACTAACGTCGAGCAGATACCGGAGATCGTCCAGCTGGTAAAGTCCCTCGGCGTGTCGAGGATCATCACCTTCAACTTCATTCCCACGGGCAGGGGCGAGTGCATGTCAAATATGGACATTACGCCCGAAGAAAGGGAGTCGCTGTTGAGGTACCTGAGCGACAGGAATTACGATAGTAATATGGAGGTCATGTCGACAGCTCCCCAGTTCGGCAGGGTCTCCGTAAAAAGGGAGGGCGTAAACCTGGCCCACTTCATGACCATCAAGAAAGTGGACAACCGGGCGATGGCTCTCTGCGAGTTCATCGGAGGCTGTGCCGCCGGCAGGTTCTACTGCTGCGTACGGCCTAACGGCGATATCAACCCCTGTGTATTTATTCCCATTAAGGTCGGGAACGTAAGGGAAAATAAGCTTCTGGACACCTGGCACAACTCCCCGGTGCTTGACACGCTGAGGGACAGGGATCAGGTGAAAGGCCATTGCGCCACATGCGAAAATAAATACATCTGCGGAGGATGCAGGGCAAGGGCGTACGCGTATTTCGGCGACCTTACTGCCGCTGACCCGGGATGTATCAATAATATGGACGCCTGGTCCGATGTAGTAAATAAAAGCTACGAGGTAGCAGATAAAAGTTTAGAGGCAGTAAATAAAAATTCGAAGGAGATTACTTCGTCCTCGTAAAGGCGTAGCTGCCAATGAGGACCGCGACCACGTCGAAGAGAGCGATCACGGCGATGGTCTGCCAGAGCGGCAGTATGGTGTGCCATACGCTGCCCATGGTAACGGCCCTCATGGCATCCACGCCATAGGTCAGCGGGTTAATGTAGAAAACCCACTTGAGCCAGTCCGGCAGCGTGGCCACGGGGAAAAGCGCCCCGCTCAGGAAGAACATGGGCATGTTGACGAACGTCATTATGACTCCGAAGTTCTCCAGGCTATCCAGTACGCTCGCGATGATGAGGCCTATGCACACCAGCCCTATCGTGACCAGGATCATCAAGGGGATGATCTCTATGGTCATTATGAAGGTGATGGGTATGCCTATGAAGAAACCGAGGATGAACACGATGATGCCCTGAAGCATCGAATTGGTGCCGACCCCCAGCATCTTGCCGATGAAAATGGACAGCCGCGACACGGGCGCGACCAGGATCTCCTTCATGAACCCGAACTGCTTGTCCCAGATGACGGAGATGCCCATGAACATCGCCGTGAAAAGCAGCGTCTGGCCGATGATGCCGGGGAAGAGGAATTGCTGGTAATTGTATCCAGCGCTGGTACCCATCGACACACCCAGGCCGGTACCGAATATGACCAGCCACAAGACAGGGGTGACCACCGAGCTGACCAGCCGTGATGTCTCCCGCACGAGCCTCAGGACTTCCCGCTTCCAGAGCGTATAGATGCCTCGAAACTCGCTCATGCCCGCCTCCTCATCCTGATCATGGGCGGTATCTCCTTGCCCTTACCGTCTCGCAGCGCCCGGCCCGTGTAGTGCATGAACACGTCGTCGAGTTGGGGCTCCTGGACCGAAATGGACTCGACGAATATGGAATTCTGGGCGGCGATGTTGATGACGGCCGGCAGTAGAGAGGCAGCGCCGTCGACGGTCATCTTGACCTCGTCGTTCACGATGGCCGCGGCCTTGGCGATCTTCGCCTCGTTGATCTTTTCCAGGAACAGCTCGTTCTTCCGCGTCTTCACGGTGATGGTCTCGCCGCCA
Above is a genomic segment from Methanocella sp. containing:
- a CDS encoding signal recognition particle subunit SRP19/SEC65 family protein; protein product: MQREQMQSKKRIFVWPVYLDLNHTRKEGRMTKKEHSVKAPKATEIKRAAENLGLHPEIEANKAHPGRPLEKTGRLTIDNIGPKSALLDKIGVEIIRLRGGKQ
- a CDS encoding DUF3194 domain-containing protein, which encodes MKDEAIIEAVYDAALEYIYSVVPSKRVEDLDIAVGIDEGAVTIDIRLVSDRGEAVDQKTVDEALRVASEKADELMGK
- a CDS encoding prefoldin subunit beta — encoded protein: MNELPPQIQNQLAQLQQIQQQAQALMQQKSQVEMVLRETERALEELKKTDDNAVVYKAAGELLVKANKEEVLKDLEEKKDSLDVRLKSLARQEERIQSRFTQLQDQLKAALGKGPSGKEAS
- a CDS encoding KEOPS complex subunit Pcc1; its protein translation is MHTVFVEFEFGPMAGKALEVLTPELQASPSERSRITLGVEGGLLKLFIEAEDIISLRAALNTWLRLIKIAEEMFDARKAA
- a CDS encoding DNA-directed RNA polymerase subunit P, which codes for MVYKCAHCKHVVELDKEYGGVRCPYCGHRVLVKERPTAIKRVKAV
- a CDS encoding 50S ribosomal protein L37ae, which translates into the protein MVEGSAKGRKTRSAGRFGPRYGRKTRVLVADIEENMRQAFKCPKCGRMSVWREGTGIWTCTKCKYTYTGGTYLPQTNVGKTMARNVKKATEAQE
- the rrp42 gene encoding exosome complex protein Rrp42, translated to MSEDVIAEIKKDYIYSLAGQGDRADGRKFDEFRPINIEVGVINKAEGSAQVMIGDSRVIVGVKVQPGEPFPDTPDTGVIITNLELVPLASPTFETGPPREDAIELARVVDRGVRESGAIDLSKLCIESGQKVWMVFIDVHVLDHDGNLMDAASLGATAALMNTVIPNAKFGFGEDAKLPLNDIPAGITAVKIGDSIMLDPSLDEENVASCKLTVITNKEGALAGMQKSGVGTLTPDEVKYVVHIAKEKASVLREKLEGIQ
- the rrp41 gene encoding exosome complex exonuclease Rrp41 — its product is MTKPEKLMIDGKRLDGRGPNEMRPIKFKAGVLKRADGSCYLEFGGNKVMAAVYGPREVHPRHLQNASRAIVRYRYNMAAFSVEERKRPGPDRRSIEISKVSREALESVVLEELYPRSAVDIFVEILQADAGTRVAGINAASVALADAGIPMRCLVSACAVGKVDGEVVLDLNKDEDNYGQADLPIAMNQFGEITLCQMDGHLTEEEFSKAVDMAVEGCKKLHELQKQALVEKYGTMVAPQAEEEARANGGVANE
- the rrp4 gene encoding exosome complex RNA-binding protein Rrp4; protein product: MEREIVVPGDMLGEDPKLAGIGTYVQDGKVYSANYGLVDRRTNIKVIPLSGRYIPARGDLVIGKIVDMTFSNWFADINAPYEGMLHISEFPERVDPANMSNYLHVGELIIARVADVDPTMKVELTMRDEHLRVLKQGRVIDISHVKIPRVIGRNGSMISMLKKDLNVSIFVGQNGRIWLKGDDKRVDLAIRTIFKIEREAHTSGLTDNIKEYISKELEQLRNTT
- a CDS encoding ribosome assembly factor SBDS: MVTLDKAVVAKLKTHGEHFEILVDPDRAYDLKKGAPVKIEDVLAVEDVFENASRGDRVPEEDLIKAFGTTNVQDIARKIIEEGEINLTAEQRHRMLEEKRRQVVSFISRNAINPQTMAPHPPARIERAMEEAGVHIDLTKSVEENVNLVMKAIRPIIPIRFEEVRVAVKVPANYAARAFGEISAFGRMLKDEWQNDGSWIGVVQIPAGMQPEFYDLVNKLSKGEAETKLLR
- the psmA gene encoding archaeal proteasome endopeptidase complex subunit alpha; translated protein: MQQMTPQMMGYDRAITVFSPDGRLFQVHYAQEAVRRGATVMGLKSKDGIAMIVDKRISTKLLEAESIEKIFKIDDHIGAVASGLVADGRALVDKARVEAQVNHITYGEPISIEILAKKISDHIQTFTQYGGVRPYGSALLIAGIDETGQRLFETDPSGALYEYKAVSIGANRNTVMEMLENRFNVGMSLDEVILLGIEALYKSMESKGEVPTIEIGVIDAATRKFRKLSEAEVKDYVEKAGVAKPGVEPAKRSSEE
- a CDS encoding Rpp14/Pop5 family protein; its protein translation is MKILPSSLREKKRYIAFEVACESEPVDRKALLDEIFFATQTLVGDTGSSQIGYRLIDFNGSRGIMRVNLNAVETARAAMATVCAIKGNRATIRVLGVAGTIHAAIEKYIPLKNICATNILSKPISNEHMSGTVVRERGDEFEMVPDDKEVLKRANVHYISLTSFDLRSLKE
- a CDS encoding radical SAM/SPASM domain-containing protein; this encodes MVDDITTTAVTVNTIQKWLNNPASKGLLSFLCEDDKCGDRLSIAIDSYLGEEVNACWKCKAAGKIVREILNKGGHICNIQDEDIKKTFKQPYFKTGLMNIIRGINEYGVAVPQRIHAPIVVVWDCTHACNLGCKHCYQNAQKKLPDELSTEEAKRMIDDIAEAGSCAIAFSGGEPLMRKDFFELAEYSVKKGLYTALATNGTLITKEMAHRIKEVGVGYVEVSIDGKDSETHDGFRGAPGTFDKVIQGIKNCVDEGLYMTVATTVSKTNVEQIPEIVQLVKSLGVSRIITFNFIPTGRGECMSNMDITPEERESLLRYLSDRNYDSNMEVMSTAPQFGRVSVKREGVNLAHFMTIKKVDNRAMALCEFIGGCAAGRFYCCVRPNGDINPCVFIPIKVGNVRENKLLDTWHNSPVLDTLRDRDQVKGHCATCENKYICGGCRARAYAYFGDLTAADPGCINNMDAWSDVVNKSYEVADKSLEAVNKNSKEITSSS
- a CDS encoding ABC transporter permease encodes the protein MSEFRGIYTLWKREVLRLVRETSRLVSSVVTPVLWLVIFGTGLGVSMGTSAGYNYQQFLFPGIIGQTLLFTAMFMGISVIWDKQFGFMKEILVAPVSRLSIFIGKMLGVGTNSMLQGIIVFILGFFIGIPITFIMTIEIIPLMILVTIGLVCIGLIIASVLDSLENFGVIMTFVNMPMFFLSGALFPVATLPDWLKWVFYINPLTYGVDAMRAVTMGSVWHTILPLWQTIAVIALFDVVAVLIGSYAFTRTK
- a CDS encoding DUF4162 domain-containing protein; its protein translation is RRLEIARSLIHYPKVLFLDEPTIGLDPQSRDHIWSYIRELIKSEDITVILTTHYMEEADRLCNRIAIVDHGKIVAMDTPKKLKDDLGGETITVKTRKNELFLEKINEAKIAKAAAIVNDEVKMTVDGAASLLPAVINIAAQNSIFVESISVQEPQLDDVFMHYTGRALRDGKGKEIPPMIRMRRRA